In Antechinus flavipes isolate AdamAnt ecotype Samford, QLD, Australia chromosome 6, AdamAnt_v2, whole genome shotgun sequence, the sequence tgtatacataaatatgtgatCATAAACATGTGTGTGTCTGTTTATGTGTGCACATGTTGACATGCATGAAATCCATTTCCACTCTTAATGGATATAGCCTTTATTATCTTTGTAGTGGTATTATTCATTTTCCTAATGTTCATCATGTATAACTTCTTCTGGATATTCTATAGGGTTAAGTATTTAAAACTCTGCTCCAGAACTATTGGATGCAGCTCTGTCTTCAGCTAGTTTTGGCTTAAAATCTAGTGTAATTTTGCTTTTGTCCAGGCTTAAGTTtctatctaaataaatatattgattctttctcattttcaacaCATTTTTACTGCTACTCATTGGGTTATTTGTTTTTAGTTAAATTACAGCACAGCAGTAGGATGGGCAACCTGTCAATCATCACAGAATTCCTCCTCATGGAGTTTTCCAGCACGCGTGAGCTGCAGGTCTTACACGCTGCGCTGTTCCTGCTGATTTACTTGGCAGCCCTCCTGGGGAATCTTCTCACCTGTGCTGCAATTATCACTGACCCTCACCTTCACTatcctatgtattttttcctGAGTAATTTATCCTTTGTGGATATTGGCAACATCTCCGTTACGCTTCCTAAATTCATTGTGAATTCCTTGCATGGCGTTCAGTCCTTGTCCCTCCTGGGATGTGCTGCCCAGatgttcttctttctcttttttgcatCCACAGAGTTTGCTTTGCTTGTGGCCATGTCCTATGACCGCTTCGTGGCCATCTGCCAGCCCCTCCACTATAGCATCATCATGACCCCAGCACGTTGTCTCTGGACAGCAGCTGGCTCGTGGCTCAGTGGGCTTCTTTATTCAGCTGTACACACAGGGAACATATTCCGCCTGCCCTTCTCAGGATCCAATGTGATCCACCAGTTTTTCTGTGATGTCCCTCATGTTTTGCAAGTCTCAGCCTCTGATGTGTTTAATACTGAGTTTGTATTAATTGTAGCAAGTTTGTGTCTTTTGCTTTTCAGCTTTGCCTTTTTAATTGCATCCTATGCTCGCATCTTCTCCAGTGTGCTCAAGATTCCTTCTGTGGAAGGACGCTACAAGGCCATTTCAACCTGTTCCCCTCAGTTAATGATTCTCATCTTATTTCTTGTGTCTGGAATGATTGCTGTCCTCAGGGATGCATCAGACACATCACCTGTCCAAAACCTTTTAGTTACAATGGCTTATACCACATTACCTCCCCTGCTGAACCCTCTCATATATAGCCTGAGGAATCAGAAGGTCACAGCTGCCATGGGCAAGATGATCAAAAGGATAGTTTTTCCCCACActtccttaaaaatattaaaaaattgaaaagcataTATTTAGGTTGTCAAATGTGCGAGGTGATACATTAGGTAATTTAGAAAAGACACCAGAAAACAGCATCATCTAGGAAAATGCCTCATTAGGGGAAATATTACATTGGGCAGAATGAATCATTTATTTTAGCATAACTTGAACCAACTTGTAAATGATTATTAGCTATTGTGGAATAATCATGACACTAACCCATTGTCCCAATCAATGGCAACATCGTCCTCAGAGGAATGGATGGAACACTCATGGATCCCCTGAGGGACCAGTAGATTAGCTTAACCAAAAGCAGCCATCAAGATGGTTGTGTTGCTTCTACCCTTGATATGAATCTTGTCTTGTCACTTCCATGTTTCCCTTTATCTTTATGATGATAATGATCTTCTCCTTCTTTGCATGTTGAAGATGTATTCTTCATTCTAAATAAATATAGCCAGATAggcacacatatacactcatgtaaaatacatgtgtacataaacacatacatttgcatacacatgtgtgtttgtgtgtgcatgctCTAATTTTGTAGGTGGGAATTTAAACTTTTTGTTCCTTAATTTGCTCATTTGTAACATGATATTGTTGGCTTGATGATCTCTATATTGCCTCCATCTAAAGTTTTTCGTtattgggacattgatgcattgttggtggaactgtgaatacatccagccattctggagagcgatttggaactattctcaaaaagttatcaaactgtgcataccctttgatgcagcagtgttactattgggattatatcccaaagagattttaaagaagggaaaggggcctgtatgtgccaaaatgtttgtggcagtcctttttatagtggccagaaactggaaacagagtggatgcccatcaattggagaatggctgaataaattgtggtatatgaatattatggaatattactattctataagaaatgaccagtgggatgatttcagaaaggcctggagagacttgcatgaactgatgctgagtgcaatgagcagcaccaggagatcattatatacttcaacaacaatactatatgatgatccattctgatggacatggtaatctccagcaatgagatgaaccaaataaattccaatagagcagtaatgaattaaaccagctacacccagcgaaagaactctgagagatgactgtgaaccactacatagaattcccaatccctctatttttgtccacctgcatttttgatttccttcacaggttaattgtatactatttcaaagtccgactctttttgtacagcgaaataactgtatggacatgtatacatatattgtattgaacttatgttttaacatattttacatgtatcgGTCAAtctgccatcaaggggagggggcagggggaaggaggggaaaaattggaacaaaaggttttgcaattattaatgctgaaaaattacccatgcatatatctttttttcataatcacaaatataaacactatattaaattgcttatcaTCTTAGGGAGAGGTTATGGataagagggaggaagagaactgGGAACTCCTGTGACATCAAGTTGTCCTCACATCTAGCTCTCTGGGAAAGGCAAAGTTAGATGGAATATTTGGAACTACAAGTAGTGACAGAGTTAAATgtattaatactttaaaaattttggattgttttatttattaatttataaaacgAGATACTAATGagatgttgttattcagtcattttccaatatgatcatatgaaaagaatttctagatcatgattagagaaatgaaattaaaacccccaaactCTGAGGAACCATATCATGTTTACATGATAGAAAGGCAAAGTTACAAATGCaggaagggatatggaaaaatagagaTACTAATGTACTTAGATACTAATTAGTACTAATGTACTAATGTAGCGATACTAATGGTTGAGTTGCAAAAAATAGGTTCATATTACCATttctcaaaaaggaagaaaaataagaaaataataatttatttcaatttgcacTTAAGAgatcataatttctttctttggaggtagatagcaagatatcatgaattcatttaaaatcatcttggatcatttcattgatgaaagtaataagtctttcacaattatcATTGAATATTGCTTTTACCATGGACAGTCATTCTATGGTTTAGCTGACTTCACTTTGGAGCAGTTCGTAGAAATTTTTCCATGGTTTTCTGAAACctctcccttcatcatttctcttaGCACCATAGTCTCCATCGCAGTCATATGCATAGCTTGttgtcattcctcaattgatgggcatcccctcaatttccaattctttaccagaATAAAAGGgcatctaaaatatttttgtacacataagtccttctccttttcctttggtCTCTTTGGTGTACCTACCTAAAAAAGGAAtgtttaatacaattttaaaagtaaattgggAATTCTGAATAGAGGAATTAAACATTTGAAGATAATTCTTTATGAAATCAAGTTATCCTGTGAGTTTGACTTAACTATACTAGTCACATCTTGTTATTAGTCTCTACTCCTCTAATTGGAGGGCAAAATCATGACCTGTAAAAGTTGCCAATAATGGGGCAATCCAACACAGTCTTTTCAGTTCCTACTAGATACACTGTCTTTGCACTTCTTCTTCATACCCTTGTTCTATGTTCTGTccaccttccttcctcccctaatTTCCTGCACACTTAACAgtgtacctggcatataataggcattcaataaatatttattgactattggcTAAGACCTTCATGGGCTGAGACACTCCCAGTAGCCTATATTGTATGACTGATATTTTAATGAGGCTAAAGAGAGAACGTTTTTCATTATGTTGCTTAAAatagattctattttatttaattattctcaAGAGATGGGTCAGATAATCCTTAGTATACCAGAATATGATGATGTTTTCATTGAATACTCTGGTGATTTCTCAGCACCTTCTCTAAAAGACAGTAGGCAATCAATATATTCCACCAAATTCCACGACTTATGAATCATCAAAATCTCCACAATGCTTGCATGTTAACAGATTTAGAGTTGAACACCTTGCCATGTTTTTGAGTTTTCAAATGCGAGTAGAATGAATTGGTGAGGGAAGTGAtgtttttgagattatttttagaaatataggTAAATAATCCAGTGTCAATGGCAACATATGCTGTAACATATGCACATCAGAACAAGTAACACAGGTACTGTCAATTTTATGGgggttataattatttttctttggactACCTTGTTTCCTCAGTGCTTAATGTATGAACTTAAAATCATGGAGATGATCTCTGAGTGATTCTTTTGTGTACAAGTCATTTGATATCACAGTGTGGATATCAAAATGTTGGGTTGGAATTAAGACCTTAGCCTaaattctgtttctgactctTCTGATCTGTGTAATCTTTTTGACTTTCCTTTGAGATATACTTCTATGTATCAGTTATACATGCTTATTAGTATTAAACATAGTCTCTgggacatagtaggcacttcataagtGCTTACTAAATTATTGTAACTTGTTTATGCTTAAGCCTCAGTCTCTCTGAGGCTTGCATTGCTGCATTGCTGTAACATGTGCACAGTATTATCTTTGTAGCTCACAGAATCATGTTGAATCTCATCAGAGATGACAGCTATCTATATAAAACATCCTTTGTGAATATCAAAAGTCCCATGAAGATATGTTATAATTATCATTCTTATCTATGCTCATAGACCCCAGTCCTACCTTCTATTTTCTGCAAAATTGTAATACTGACCACAAGGAGTGTTGGGCAAGAGGGACAATTTCTTGCTGCACTTTATCGGTAGCTTAATCTTTATGATAGAGTACTCCAAAAATGACTGGAGCACTGTATTACTGTGTCAGTTCTAACCACCTCTCTGCTTCCTCCATCTTCTCATCTTTAACTTAATTTTTGTTGGAGAAAAGATTGTCTGTACTTTTGAATAAATCCACTGGAGTGAGTGCTTAATCTGGAAGTAGAAGGCAGTTATTCAATCttgagttttttatttaaaattgggAAACAGAGTCAATCACCTTTGTAAATAAAGTACTTGAACAATTGATCTCTAAGCTTCCTTCTACTTTTGAGTTTTGGCTTCTGTGATCATGTTTGAAAGAGACATTCAGATAAAGAGGATCTCAGCAATCAGTGGCTCTTTCCAGTGGAGGTCACTTTTGAATGATTTGAAGCAGATGTAAGCTAGTAGATCTCCTAATTTCTTCTAATTGGAAAATGAACATTTATGTGTGTAGGAAATAAAGCAAGCCTTGCTTATTTGTCAGTGAAAATTAAAAGTAGGAGACTGACGATATAAACTGGAATCATCTACATTTGTATTGTATCATATTGTTTTCTGAGAATTGTAGGGCTCTAACATCTTTCTCAGTTTTGGTTATAGAGGGGTAAAGAGAAACCTGGAGTACAacaatacatatttatgtttattatatgtgaatgtatatatatacatacatacatatatatatatatacatacatacatatatatatatacatatatatatatatatatatatatatatatatatatatatatatatatatatatatatatagtagaaggTAAGATTATGCTAAGTCATTAAGGGTACTGAACTTTGGCAATGCCTTTCAAATAGTTGAATTATGAGACTAAATGATAAGCTATTTGGAAGGTTGGAGAATTAATTCTAATGTTGATATGGCAATTCAGTTTTGTGGGAAGTTGGAAAAGACACTGAGGTTTAGAAGAATATTTCTAAGTGGAAGGAAAATACAGATCtgtgtatctatgtatttatatagctatctatccatccatccatccattcatttatccatccatcttttCATCTATCTATTAATCACTGTTCATCATCTCATTATGTCTATATTGAtcatctctatatatacatatatgcgtGTATATACACTATGTCATctacataaaaatacatacaatatatatatttatacatgtgtttatatagatatatacatatatgtatttctgCATATACTTCCCACAATATCTCTGACTGTTTATAGCATCCATCTATATACTCATAtatttctctatcatctatctcaaAACATGTATCTGTATATCAATAGATCTATTTCTGTCTCtacttcctatctctctctctctatccttaTCACCTCCATTTCTACCTGtacctctatctctgtcttgcCCATTTATATTAGCAGACATAGTTTTCTCTTCAGCATGTCCCTGTAGAAATATAATCACAGCACCATTCCTaattctttttcagtcattttttcaaagCTATATTACCTGTTgctaatatatgatataatataatataatcccATAATTAGCTATTAATTCATCCATATAGTAGCTGACCTGGATAGATTCCTTTTACATAAGCAGAAATAGTAGGCAGAAATTATAGCAATCATAAAAGTTGACTTTGGTAGGGGCAATGCAGATTATATTGTTCAAAGCACTAATTAATAGATGCTCTACCTAATGCCAAAagggagagatgaaaagggaacATTAAGGGTGAAATGGCTAGGAACGGGTAAAAATCAACTCTAAAAATCAGATCTCTTGAACTCCCACTTCTATCATCTGTGCATTAAACCAGATGAAAGAGCAtcctagtctatttttttttctgacttgggGAAAGATGCCTTTCTGTAAAAGAGATGAACCTTATCCAATTTATTTACAGAGAAGATACTCATTGAGTGACGATAAAAAGGTAATTTATTGGTGGGGTTTTTTACcctgaagaacaaaaaaagtttctgccaGCCATTTAAATTTGGGGGCAGAAATGGGACATCTGTTGCCTTTCTAAAAGCAAAGTCATAATTGTGGACAGTCTTAGCAAGAAGGAGGAGTACATTGGAATAGTAAAATGTTGATCAATTGCTTActtttaaatttggaatcagagatttTGAAATACCTGGAAAGTGCTTAAAGGAGTAAACCCCAGAGatgaatttagcaaagaaaacaaataaaaatatgaagaatatttttaagtgataacatttccactctttcacatttttttttagtttaagcctatgatgtaaattttaaatatatatatatatatatatatgtatgtatgtatgtatgtatgtatgtatgtattttgaatatgggagaaaataattgagcagctaggtagcattgtaaagagtgctagacctgaagtaaggaagactccatttcatgagttcaaatctgacctcagacacttaattggCAATGTTATCCCGGGCAAGTCAATGTTgtgtgcctcagttccttatctctaaaatgaactggagaagtatATGGCAAAacaatctagtatctttgctcagaaaaccccatatggaatCATGGAGAATCAGGACTGAAAAAGTGATTTAACATCAACAGAGTATTCACTGTTGCTAGTATTATAGatattggcattttttttaaataagagagaaACTGCACTTAGGGTCAGAAATCTACTTTGTTACTAATAGTCTTTGTTACTTTGTACAAAACAATGAATCAGCATGAACTCTTATTTACTATCCTATGAAATAATAACCTAAGTAATATTAGGTTAAATTGTGTAATACGTGAATATTTTCAAATAGCATCCTGAATGTAACTTATGAAATATgcaataaaagtatatatttccCTCATCCTaatctttcattctctttctatgagatttatagatagataaatatagacataagtatatatagatatgacatttatttacatatataccaatggatatatacaagtatatgtatttatacatgtacatatgtatgtatttatatatgtacacataaatatgtgtttataaaCATATGTGTCTCTGTTTATAGGTACACATGTTGACATGCATGAAATCCATTTCCACTCTTAATGGGGATAGCCTTTATTATCTTTGTAGTGGTATTATTCACTTTCCTAATGTTCATCATGTATAACTTCTTCTGGATATTCTACAGGGTTAAGTATTTAAAACTCTGCTCCAGAACTATTGGATGCAGCTCTGTCTTCAGCTAGTTTTGGCTTAAAATATAGtgtaattttgcttttgttcagGCTTAAGATtctatctaaataaatattttgattctttctcattttcaacaCATTTTTACTGCTACTCATTGGgttatttattttcagttaaaTTACAGCACTGCAGCAGGATGGGCAACTTGTCAATCATCACAGAATTCCTCCTCATGGAGTTTTCCAGCACACGGGAGCTGCAGGTCTTACACGCTGCGCTGTTCCTGCTGATTTACCTGGCAGCCCTCCTGGGGAATCTTCTCACCTGTGCTGCAATTATCACTGACCCTCACCTTCACTGCCCAATGTATTTTTTCCTGAGTAATTTATCCCTGCTGGATATTGGAACCATCTCCGTCACGCTTCCTAAATTCATTGTGAATTCCTTATGTGGCGTTCAGTCCCTGTCCCTCCTGGGATGTGCTGCCCAGatgttcttctttctcttttttgcagCTACAGAGTTTGCTTTGCTTGTGGCCATGTCCTATGACCGCTTTGTGGCCATCTGCCAGCCCCTCCACTATGGGATCATCATGACTCCAGCACGTTGTCTCTGGGCAGCAGCTGGCTCGTGGCTCAGCGGGCTCCTTTATTCAGCTGTACACACAGGGAACATGTTCCGTCTGCCCTTCTCAGGATCCAATGTGATCCACCAGTTTTTCTGTGACATCCCTCATGTCTTGAAAGTCTCAGCCTCTGATGTGTTTAACACTGAGTTTATATTAATTGTAGTAAGTTTGTGCTGTTTGTCATGCTGCGTTGCCTTTTTAATTGCATCCTATGCTCGCATCTTCTCCAGTGTGCTCAAGATTCCTTCTGTGGAAGGGCGCTACAAGGCCATTTCCACATGTTCCCCTCAATTGATAATCCTCATGctatttctcatttctataatgATTGCTGTTCTCAAGGAAACATCAGACACATCACCTGTCCAAAACCTTTTAGTTGCAATGGCTTATACAACAATACCTCCCCTGCTGAACCCTCTCATCTATAGTCTGAGGAACCAGAAGGTCACAGCTGCCATGGGCAAGATGATCAAAAGGATATTTCCCCACACTtccttgaaaatattaaaaagttgaAAAGCATACATTTAGGTTGTCAAATGTGCAAGGTGACACATTAGGTAATGTAGAAAAGACACCAGAAAACAGCATCATCTAGGAAAATGCCTCATTAGGGGAAATATTACATTGGGCAGAAGGAATCAATCATTTATTTTAGCATAATTTGAACCAACTTGTAAGTGCTTATTGGCTATAGTGGAATAATCATGACACTAACCCATTGGCTCTGGGCAACATTGTCCTCAGAGGAATGGATGGAACACTCATTGATCCCCTGAGGGACCAGTAGATTAGCTTAACCAAAAGCAGCCATCAAGATGGTTGTGTTGTTTCTACTCTCGATATGAATCTTGTCTTGTCACTTccatttcatgtttttgtttccctttatCTTTATGATGGTAACAATCATCTCCTTCTTTGCATGTTGAAGATGTATTCCTCATTCCCAACAGATATAGCCAGATaggcacacatacatatacatacacattcatgtAAAAGGCATGTGCACATCAACACACACATTTGCATGCACATGTGTGTTTGCCTGCTCTAGTTTTCTGGTtgggaatttaaattttttcttccttaatttgcTTATTTGTAACATGGCATACTTGACTTGATGATCTTTATATTGCCTCCATCTACAGTTTTTAGTTATGattttgcaaaaaaattttccttatacATTAAGCTGGGATTAATATTCGATACATGTAACATTATacgttatgtgtctttccccctCATGTtcttattgtatttaattttctactGACAAATAAAATTCCTTATCTCCTCTGGTAGATTCTCTGTTCACTTTCCAATAGCATATATCCAGGGCAAGTGATCCCAATATTG encodes:
- the LOC127541645 gene encoding olfactory receptor 14I1-like, encoding MGNLSIITEFLLMEFSSTRELQVLHAALFLLIYLAALLGNLLTCAAIITDPHLHYPMYFFLSNLSFVDIGNISVTLPKFIVNSLHGVQSLSLLGCAAQMFFFLFFASTEFALLVAMSYDRFVAICQPLHYSIIMTPARCLWTAAGSWLSGLLYSAVHTGNIFRLPFSGSNVIHQFFCDVPHVLQVSASDVFNTEFVLIVASLCLLLFSFAFLIASYARIFSSVLKIPSVEGRYKAISTCSPQLMILILFLVSGMIAVLRDASDTSPVQNLLVTMAYTTLPPLLNPLIYSLRNQKVTAAMGKMIKRIVFPHTSLKILKN
- the LOC127541646 gene encoding olfactory receptor 14I1-like, translated to MGNLSIITEFLLMEFSSTRELQVLHAALFLLIYLAALLGNLLTCAAIITDPHLHCPMYFFLSNLSLLDIGTISVTLPKFIVNSLCGVQSLSLLGCAAQMFFFLFFAATEFALLVAMSYDRFVAICQPLHYGIIMTPARCLWAAAGSWLSGLLYSAVHTGNMFRLPFSGSNVIHQFFCDIPHVLKVSASDVFNTEFILIVVSLCCLSCCVAFLIASYARIFSSVLKIPSVEGRYKAISTCSPQLIILMLFLISIMIAVLKETSDTSPVQNLLVAMAYTTIPPLLNPLIYSLRNQKVTAAMGKMIKRIFPHTSLKILKS